ACCTTGATGCGGCTGACGAACGAGTTGTACGCGACCACCGCCGGGATGGCCGCGAACAGCCCCGCCGCCGTGGCGAAGAGCGCGTTGCCCACCGGCGCCGCCACCGTGGCCAGCGTCGCGTTGCCCTGCTCCGCGATGTTGTTGAACGCGCCCAGGATGCCAATCACCGTGCCGAACAGGCCCACGAACGGCGACGCGGCGCCCACGGTGCCCAGGAAGGACACCCGGTTCTCCAGTTCGGTGATCTGCGCCGTGGCCGCGCGGTTGAGCGCGCGCTCCACGTTTTCAATGCCGCCCAGCTTGGCGCTCATCGCGTCCTCGGCGCCGCCGCCCTCCTTGCCCGTCTGCGCCAGCTTGCTCAGCTCCTCGTAGCCCGCGCAGAACACCTTCGACAGCGGCGAGCCCTCCAGCTTCTGGGCGGACTGGTAGATGGCCTCCAGCCGTGACGCCTTCCAGAACGTGTCGAGAAAGGTGAGCGACTGGGCGCGGGCGCGCGACAGCTGGGTGGCCTTCATGGCGATGAGCGCCCAGGAGGCCACGGACACCGTCATGAGGAGCAGGAGCACCGCGAGTTCGATGAACGACGCGTCGCGGATGATCTCCACGTAGTTCATGGCGGCGAGGGCCAGGGGCAGGTGGGCAATCATGGGGTCCAGCGCGTAACATCCCGTGCTCGGGCGGGTCAAACCCGCCGTCGATGCCCGGTTGCTTTGGGCGGGAGTGAATAATTCCCGGACTGAGTCGTCTGGACAGGTGTTACGGGCCGACGACCTCAACTTCCCGAAACACGGATGCCCACCATGAACGCGAGAACGCTCGCCGCATTCCTCTGTCTCTCCGCCGGCGCCACCGGCTGCATCATCGAAGACAACAGCCCGCGCTACCCCGGCGACGTCCGGATGACGTGGAGCTTCGACGGCGCCAGCTGCAGCCAGATGCGAGACATCCAGGGCGTCGACATCTCCATCGGGGGGGAAATCCTGGAGAACGACGGCCGCTATCCCTGCCAGGCCAACGGCTTCGACGGCATCGTCCTGCACGACTTCGCGCCCGGCACCTACGCGTTCGACGCGGTGGCGGTGGACTACAACAACGCGGCGCGTTTCACGTACCACGGCAGCTTCACGGTGGACGGCAACATCTCCGTCCCCATCACCTTCTCGTCGGGCGGCCCGCAGCAGGGCAAGACCTTCGCGTACGTGAACTGGCTGTTTCCCACGGAGGCGGGGTCGGGCTATCCGACCTGCCAGCAGGCGGGGGTCGCCTACGTGGATGCCCGCGTGGATGACGGCTCCTGGGCGCGCTTCGACTGCTACCAGGGGAGCGAGGGCCGGTCGGTGAGCACCCCGGAGCTGGCGCCCGGACAGCACTACCTGGAGGTGGTGGCCATGGACGTCCGCGAGCGCCCCCTCTACTACTTCGGCGGTGGCTTCACGGCGCAAAACGGGGTGCCGGCGTCCGTCACGGCGAACACCTACGCCATCGGCGGGGCCGCGGTGGGCTGGCAGCTCTACGAGGGCAGCGTGAAGCTCAGCTGCAGCCAGGCCGGCGTGAGCGAGGTGGGCATCAACTTCCAGGACACGCACACCGGCGAGTGGGTCTACGGCTCCGAAGGCCAGTGGTTCGGGTGCAACGAGTCCCCGGCCATCTTCGAGTTCCTCCGCCCCGGCGAGTACTTCGTGTCCTTCCGCGCCTCCGGCACCGGCAACCGCGCCTACGAGTCCCGCAGCGACCTGCCTCCCATCCGCGTCTATGCCCACGACTTCCCGGGCGTGCCGGATGCCCTCAACGCGCCGGTGTTCCGCGTGCGGTAGGCCGCACCCTCCGGTCCGGGTGGCACGGGCCAGGGTCGGAAGCCATCCAGGCTTCCGGCCCTTCGTGCGTTCCGGGGCCCGGAGGCCGGCCACGGGCGTTGGCATCAAACGTGATAGGGACTGCCCCCATGCGGCAAGACAGCCACGGTCCCATCGGCGTGTTCGACTCCGGCATCGGAGGGCTCACGGTCCTCAAGGCGCTCATGGCGCGGCTTCCCCACGAGCGCACGCTGTACCTGGGGGACACCGCGCGGGTGCCCTACGGCACCAAGTCCGGCGAGGTGGTGACGCGCTACTCGCTGAAGAACGCGGAGTTCCTGCTGGAGCGTGGCATCAAGCTCCTGGTGGTGGCGTGCAACACGGCCTCCGCCGCGGCGCTGCCCGCGCTCCAGGCCGTGCTGCCGGTGCCGGTGCTGGGCGTCATCGAGCCAGGGGC
This Corallococcus silvisoli DNA region includes the following protein-coding sequences:
- a CDS encoding MotA/TolQ/ExbB proton channel family protein, producing the protein MIAHLPLALAAMNYVEIIRDASFIELAVLLLLMTVSVASWALIAMKATQLSRARAQSLTFLDTFWKASRLEAIYQSAQKLEGSPLSKVFCAGYEELSKLAQTGKEGGGAEDAMSAKLGGIENVERALNRAATAQITELENRVSFLGTVGAASPFVGLFGTVIGILGAFNNIAEQGNATLATVAAPVGNALFATAAGLFAAIPAVVAYNSFVSRIKVFDTEMSNFSADFLNIIKRHFFR